The Streptomyces sp. NBC_00510 genomic interval CGGAGCTCTCTGGCGGCGCGGACAGCGACCTCTGGGCCGTCTCTGGGCCGTCCGAGGTCGCCCCGCGTTGACCAACGACGACCAAGTACGACGGGCCGCGGAATGACCGAGCCCAGGTCAGAGACGTGAGCCAGGTCGCTCACCTACTCGTTTCCGCCGGGGGGTGGCGGTACGGCAAGATGGGGTGTATCTGCCCACACATCGAACGCCGGACGGTTTCTCTTGGCTGAGTTCATCTACACCATGCGCAAGACGCGCAAGGCGCACGGCGACAAGGTGATCCTGGACGACGTCACCCTGAGCTTCCTGCCCGGCGCGAAGATCGGTGTCGTGGGGCCCAACGGTGCCGGTAAGTCCACCGTGCTCAAGATCATGGCGGGACTGGAGCAGCCGTCCAACGGCGACGCGTTCCTCTCGCCCGGCTACTCGGTCGGCATCCTGCTGCAGGAGCCGCCGCTGGACGAGTCCAAGACCGTGCTGGAGAACGTCCAGGACGGCGTGGGCCCGGTCAAGGCCAAGCTGGACCGGTTCAACGAGATCGCCGAGCTGATGGCGACCGACTACTCAGACGCGCTGCTCGACGAGATGGGCAAGCTGCAGGAGGACCTGGACCACGCCAACGCCTGGGACCTGGACGCCCAGCTGGAGCAGGCGATGGACGCCCTCGGCTGCCCGCCCGGCGACTGGCCGGTGGTCAACCTCTCCGGTGGTGAGAAGCGCCGCGTCGCGCTCTGCAAGCTGCTGCTGGAGGCCCCCGACCTGCTGCTGCTCGACGAGCCCACCAACCACCTGGACGCCGAGTCCGTGCAGTGGCTGGAGCAGCACCTGGCCAAGTACGCGGGCACCGTCGTGGCGATCACCCACGACCGGTACTTCCTGGACAACGTCGCCGAGTGGATCCTCGAGCTCGACCGCGGCCGCGCCTACCCGTACGAGGGCAACTACTCCACGTACCTGGAGACCAAGCAGTCCCGTCTCAAGGTCGAGGGCCAGAAGGACGCCAAGCGCGCCAAGCGGCTCAAGGAAGAGCTGGAGTGGGTCCGCTCCAACGCCAAGGGCCGCCAGGCCAAGTCCAAGGCCCGCCTCGCCCGGTACGAGGAGATGGCCGCCGAAGCCGAGAAGATGCGCAAGCTCGACTTCGAGGAGATCCAGATCCCGCCGGGCCCGCGTCTGGGCAGCATCGTGGTCGAGGTCAACAACCTCTCCAAGGCGTTCGGCGACAAGGTCCTCATCGACGACCTGTCCTTCACGCTGCCGCGCAACGGCATCGTGGGCATCATCGGCCCCAACGGCGCCGGCAAGACCACGCTGTTCAAGATGATCCAGGGCCTGGAGGCCCCGGACGCCGGCACGATCAAGGTCGGCGAGACGGTCAAGATCTCCTACGTCGACCAGACCCGCGCCAACATCGACCCCAAGAAGACCCTCTGGGCGGTCGTGTCGGACGAGCTGGACTACATCAACGTCGGCCAGGTCGAGATGCCGTCCCGCGCGTACGTCAGCGCCTTCGGCTTCAAGGGCCCGGACCAGCAGAAGCCGGCCGGCATCCTGTCCGGCGGTGAGCGCAACCGCCTCAACCTGGCGCTCACCCTCAAGCAGGGCGGCAACCTGCTGCTCCTCGACGAGCCGACCAACGACCTCGACGTCGAGACCCTGTCCTCGCTGGAGAACGCGCTGCTGGACTTCCCCGGCTGCGCCGTGGTCGTCTCCCACGACCGCTGGTTCCTGGACCGGGTGGCCACCCACATCCTCGCCTACGAGGGCGAGTCCAAGTGGTTCTGGTTCGAGGGCAACTTCGAGTCGTACGAGAAGAACAAGGTCGAGCGGCTCGGCGCCGACGCGGCCCGGCCGCACCGCGCCACCTACAAGAAGCTCACCCGGGGCTGAGCGGGAGATGGCCCGGCACATCTACCGCTGCCCGCTGCGCTGGTCAGACATGGACGCCTTCGGGCACGTCAACAACGTGGTCTTCCTCCGCTACCTGGAGGAGGCCCGGATCGACTTCATGTTCCGGCTGGCGCCCGGGGAGGGCAGCGAGTCGTTCACGGGCGGGTCCGTCGTCGCCCGCCACGAGATCGACTACCTGCGCCCGCTGGTGCACCGGCACGAGCCGGTGACGGTGGAGACGTGGGTGACCAAGGTGGGGGCCGCCTCACTGACCGTCGCGTACGAGGTCAAGGACGCGGAGGCGGTCTACGTACGCGCCTCCACGATCGTGGTGCCGTACGACCTCGAGAAGGGCCGGCCGCGCCGGATCACGGCGGAGGAGCGGTCCTTCCTCGAGGGGTACTTCGACGACAGCGCGGGTTCGCCCGGTGACGCCGGCAAGGGGGCAGTCGCCGCATGACGGCGCCCCTGCGACTCGCCGATGCCAGGGAGGCGGACGGTTTCGCCGCCTTCCTGGCCCGGCTGCTGCGCTGGGACAAGGCCGCCGTCGTCCGGCTGCGCGCCTCGGGCACGGTGCTCGCCGTGTTCGGGCAACCGCCGTTCGGCGGCGGGGTCCTGGCCGTCCGCACGGCCGAGCTGGACGGGGCCGCCGGCGACCTGGACTCGACCGTCTCCGCCGGGCAGTTGCTCGACGGCATCGACGAGGTGACGGGCACGGTCGCCGTGCCCGCGGCAGTCACGGGGCCGGCCTGGGCAGGAGTGCTCCCGCCGCGCGGCGGCTGGGAGCGGGTGCGGGGCCTGCCGTCCGCGGAGGACGTGCGCGCCGTGGCCGCCGCCGCGGTGACCGAGTTCCGCGACCGCAGCGAGGCACTGCGGCCGGAAAGCCGCACCCGCGCGGAGCTGGACGCCATCGCCGACGACATCTGGTCCCGGCAGCTCGGCGTCACCGGCCTGCCGCTGCGGGTGGTCCACGCCGCCCACGCGCTGGGCTTCCTCCGCCCGGTGCGCACCCCCGTCCCGGCACCGCGCACGGTCGGTCGGCCGGCGGTGGAGCTGCTCACGGTGGGGCCGTGGCTGCGGCTGCGCACGCCGTACGGCTCGGTCGCCGTCCGGCGCGGGGTGCCGGGGCTGTCGGTCAGCCCGGTGTGATCATCCCGCGGTGTTCACCATCGACGCCGCCGCGTAGACCAGGTAGTCCCACAGCTGCCGCTCGTGGTCGGGCTCCAGCTCCAGCTCGTCCAGCGCGGTCCTCATGCGCCGCAGCCAGGCGTCGTGGGCGGCCTGGTCGACCCGGAAGGGCGCGTGGCGCATCCGCAACCGGGGGTGTCCGCGGTTCTCGCTGTACGTGCGGGGACCGCCCCAGTACTGCATGAGGAAGAGCCTCATGCGCTCCTCGGCGGGCCCGAGGTCCTCCTCCGGGTACATGGGGCGCAGGACCGGGTCCTCGGCGACGCCTTCGTAGAAGCGGCGGACGAGCCGCCGGAAGGTCGGCTCGCCGCCGACCGACTCGAAGAACGTCTGCTGCTCGACGGTGCCCCGCGGGATCTCATTCACGCCTCCCATGCTCTCAGACGGCCCGCGTTGTCCGGAGGGGGTCACCGTCGCAGAGTGGTCGTATGACGGATGGCGACCGGTACGCCGCGGCGGCGGTGCCGTTGCGGGCCCGGCTGGTGCGCCGGATCGCCGCGGCCGGGGGGCTGGCGGACCCGCGGTGGCGGGCCGCGTTCGAGGAGGTGCCGCGCCATCTGTTCGTCCCCGTCTACCACCGGCCCCGCTCCGGCGGAGGGTTCACCCTGCTGTCGGCGGACGACGCCGACCCGCGCGGCCGGTCCCGCTGGCTGTCCGGCGCCTACGCGGACGTACCGCTGATCACCCTGGTCCGGGGCGGGGAACTGGTCTCCTCCAGCAGCCAGCCCTCGCTGATGGCCGCCATGCTGGAGGCGCTGCGGGTCGAGGACGGGCAGCGGGTGCTGGAGATCGGCGCGGGGACCGGGTACAACGCCGCGCTGCTCGCGCACCGCCTCGGTACCGGGGCGGTGACCAGCGTGGACCTCGACGCGGAGATCACCGAGGCCGCCCGCGCGCACCTGGCCGCGGCGGGGCGCCGGGCGACGGTGGTCACCGGGGACGGGGCGCTGGGCTGCCCGGACCGCGCGCCGTACGACCGGATCGTCGCCACCTGCGAGCTGCCGTCGGTACCGGAGGCATGGCCCCGGCAGTGCCGGCCCGGCGGGCTGATCCTCGCGCCCTTCGCGGGTGGGCTGATCGCGCTGCGCGTGACCGGCCCGGAGCGGGCCGAGGGGCGCTTCCTGCACACCCCCGCGTACTTCGTCTCGCTGCGGGGCGCCGGCGCGGCCCCGCGCCGGGCGGCCGTCGGCACCGACGGCACTTCCGGGCGCAGCCGTGCCAGCGACACCCCGCCGCGGGTCCTGGAGAACGAGCTGTTCCGCTTCCTGCTCGGCCTGTACGCCGGGGACGCCGAGGTCCACTGGACCCCGGGCGGCCCCACCGTCACCGCCGCCGACGGCTCCGCCGCGCACGCCGCCCGGGACGGCATTGTCCGGCTCACCGGGCCGCGGGACCTGTGGGCCGCGGTCGAGGAGGCGTACGTCCTGTGGCGCGGCCAGGGGCAGCCGCCCCGGGACCGCTTCGGCATGAGCGTGGCGGAGGGCCGCCAGTGGACCTGGCTGGACCGCCCGGACGGGCCGCACCGCTGGGAGCTGCGGCCCGCGCCGGGAACGGCCGGGGTCAGTCGCGGACGATCGTGATCGTCGTCCAGGCGCCGACGTGGACGCGGTCGCCGTCCGTCAGCGGGACGGGCACGAAGGGGTCGATGGGGTCCTCGCCGCCGTTGACGGTGGTCCCGTTGGTGGAGCCCTGGTCCACCAACGACCAGCTGCCGTCGGGCTGCTCCACCAGCACGGCGTGCTGGTGGGAGACGCCCGGGTCCTCGGGCGCCCGGGACAGGTCGATGTCGGGGGCCACGCCCGTGCTGTGCCGGCGCCGGCCGACGGTGACCTGGGGGCCCGTCAGCGGCATCCGCTGCTCGGGGGAGTACGACGGGAAGTACAGGCCGCGTGCGTCGGGGCCGCTGCGGGCCATCATGTCGGTGAAGTAGTCCCGGTCGGCGGCGATCACGGCGGTCCAGGTGCGCGGGCCCGCCTGCGGGGGCCCGGGATCCGGCGGGTTCGGCGGGGTGAGCAGGAAGTCGCCCGAGCCGGAGGTCACCGACTGCGGGGCCAGCGGCTCGGCCGGGCGGTTGATCTGCGACGGCCGGGACCGCTGCGACTCGTAGCGCTGGTACGGCGGCCCGTCCGGCGGGTA includes:
- a CDS encoding acyl-CoA thioesterase, whose translation is MARHIYRCPLRWSDMDAFGHVNNVVFLRYLEEARIDFMFRLAPGEGSESFTGGSVVARHEIDYLRPLVHRHEPVTVETWVTKVGAASLTVAYEVKDAEAVYVRASTIVVPYDLEKGRPRRITAEERSFLEGYFDDSAGSPGDAGKGAVAA
- the ettA gene encoding energy-dependent translational throttle protein EttA, encoding MAEFIYTMRKTRKAHGDKVILDDVTLSFLPGAKIGVVGPNGAGKSTVLKIMAGLEQPSNGDAFLSPGYSVGILLQEPPLDESKTVLENVQDGVGPVKAKLDRFNEIAELMATDYSDALLDEMGKLQEDLDHANAWDLDAQLEQAMDALGCPPGDWPVVNLSGGEKRRVALCKLLLEAPDLLLLDEPTNHLDAESVQWLEQHLAKYAGTVVAITHDRYFLDNVAEWILELDRGRAYPYEGNYSTYLETKQSRLKVEGQKDAKRAKRLKEELEWVRSNAKGRQAKSKARLARYEEMAAEAEKMRKLDFEEIQIPPGPRLGSIVVEVNNLSKAFGDKVLIDDLSFTLPRNGIVGIIGPNGAGKTTLFKMIQGLEAPDAGTIKVGETVKISYVDQTRANIDPKKTLWAVVSDELDYINVGQVEMPSRAYVSAFGFKGPDQQKPAGILSGGERNRLNLALTLKQGGNLLLLDEPTNDLDVETLSSLENALLDFPGCAVVVSHDRWFLDRVATHILAYEGESKWFWFEGNFESYEKNKVERLGADAARPHRATYKKLTRG
- a CDS encoding methyltransferase domain-containing protein, which encodes MTDGDRYAAAAVPLRARLVRRIAAAGGLADPRWRAAFEEVPRHLFVPVYHRPRSGGGFTLLSADDADPRGRSRWLSGAYADVPLITLVRGGELVSSSSQPSLMAAMLEALRVEDGQRVLEIGAGTGYNAALLAHRLGTGAVTSVDLDAEITEAARAHLAAAGRRATVVTGDGALGCPDRAPYDRIVATCELPSVPEAWPRQCRPGGLILAPFAGGLIALRVTGPERAEGRFLHTPAYFVSLRGAGAAPRRAAVGTDGTSGRSRASDTPPRVLENELFRFLLGLYAGDAEVHWTPGGPTVTAADGSAAHAARDGIVRLTGPRDLWAAVEEAYVLWRGQGQPPRDRFGMSVAEGRQWTWLDRPDGPHRWELRPAPGTAGVSRGRS
- a CDS encoding FHA domain-containing protein, whose product is MSTCPNGHQSTTDDWCEVCGMRMSAPPSPSVPGPSSPPPTYAAPAPAPPYSGGYSPGHTPGYEPAYEPAYDPGYGQGGLGYDPDATAAAEPCPNCGTPREGYAQFCEECRYNFVTQAGTTFVPQAPPSSPGYPPDGPPYQRYESQRSRPSQINRPAEPLAPQSVTSGSGDFLLTPPNPPDPGPPQAGPRTWTAVIAADRDYFTDMMARSGPDARGLYFPSYSPEQRMPLTGPQVTVGRRRHSTGVAPDIDLSRAPEDPGVSHQHAVLVEQPDGSWSLVDQGSTNGTTVNGGEDPIDPFVPVPLTDGDRVHVGAWTTITIVRD
- a CDS encoding globin; protein product: MGGVNEIPRGTVEQQTFFESVGGEPTFRRLVRRFYEGVAEDPVLRPMYPEEDLGPAEERMRLFLMQYWGGPRTYSENRGHPRLRMRHAPFRVDQAAHDAWLRRMRTALDELELEPDHERQLWDYLVYAAASMVNTAG